A genomic region of Trichothermofontia sichuanensis B231 contains the following coding sequences:
- a CDS encoding response regulator transcription factor: MRQLIKILIVEDDPVMRLGLEYAFAKHPQIQIVDQCFDGETAVALALQFQPDVVLMDIGLPHLDGIAATQQIKAKKPGLRIMIFTSHKTEQETIAALSSGADAYCIKGTSLDKLLMAISCIQDGGIYLDPQIAHCVVKNLKSPVSSQPSATLSAREFEVLQLLVEGYSNPEIAQILYISASTVKAHIRSIMNKLAVDDRVGVAVAALRAGLL; the protein is encoded by the coding sequence ATGAGACAATTGATTAAAATACTAATCGTTGAAGATGACCCTGTTATGCGCTTAGGGCTGGAGTATGCCTTTGCAAAGCACCCTCAGATTCAGATTGTAGATCAGTGTTTCGATGGAGAAACAGCCGTTGCTTTAGCGTTGCAATTCCAGCCTGATGTTGTGTTAATGGATATTGGCTTACCTCACCTGGATGGCATCGCTGCAACTCAACAAATAAAAGCGAAGAAACCTGGCCTTCGCATTATGATTTTCACCTCCCATAAAACCGAACAGGAAACGATCGCTGCTTTATCTAGTGGTGCAGATGCCTATTGTATTAAGGGAACTAGCTTAGACAAACTACTAATGGCAATTTCCTGTATTCAGGATGGGGGTATTTATCTTGACCCACAGATTGCGCATTGCGTTGTCAAAAATCTGAAGTCTCCTGTCTCATCTCAACCTTCTGCGACCTTATCTGCCAGAGAATTTGAAGTGTTGCAGCTTTTAGTAGAGGGCTATAGCAATCCAGAAATTGCTCAAATACTTTATATCAGTGCAAGTACAGTGAAGGCACATATTCGCAGTATTATGAATAAGCTAGCGGTAGACGATCGGGTTGGTGTTGCGGTAGCGGCCTTGCGAGCAGGGTTACTGTAG
- the dusA gene encoding tRNA dihydrouridine(20/20a) synthase DusA, with the protein MFNHLSVQPAASPVITRGESHWRDEVAPTDSPGQKHPSLAIPLSIAPMMERTDRHFRYFMRQITRRTLLYTEMVTSQAILHGDRDHLLGLSPEEKPLVLQVGGDRPQDLAACARIAEDFGYDEINLNVGCPSSRVQSGHFGACLMLQPERVAECVAAMRAATSLPVTVKHRLGVDDRDRYEDLVQFVTTVAAAGCQRFTIHARKAWLQGLSPKENREVPPLRYDEVYRLKQAFPHLLIEINGGITTLTQAQHHLQIVDAVMIGRAAYDHPYQFAIADRELFGDATAVPPSREAIVKAMLPYTDIWVANGLKLSSITRHLLQLFAGQPGSRAWKRYLTEHSHLPGAGSEVLKAALAQIIE; encoded by the coding sequence GTGTTTAATCATCTCTCGGTACAGCCCGCTGCAAGCCCCGTCATCACCAGAGGGGAATCCCACTGGCGCGATGAGGTCGCCCCCACAGATTCTCCTGGTCAGAAGCATCCTTCCTTGGCTATTCCCTTAAGTATTGCGCCCATGATGGAGCGTACCGATCGCCATTTTCGTTACTTCATGCGCCAAATCACCCGCCGCACGCTGTTGTATACCGAAATGGTAACCAGTCAGGCCATTTTGCACGGCGATCGTGATCATCTATTAGGCTTGAGTCCTGAGGAAAAACCCCTGGTTCTACAGGTTGGGGGCGATCGGCCCCAAGACCTTGCCGCTTGTGCTCGCATTGCCGAAGACTTTGGCTACGATGAAATCAATTTAAATGTGGGGTGTCCTAGCAGTCGGGTGCAGTCAGGGCATTTTGGGGCCTGTCTGATGCTCCAGCCGGAACGGGTGGCCGAGTGTGTAGCAGCCATGCGGGCAGCCACGTCGCTCCCGGTGACGGTTAAACATCGTCTTGGGGTGGACGATCGCGATCGCTATGAGGACCTCGTGCAATTTGTGACCACGGTAGCCGCTGCCGGTTGTCAGCGGTTTACCATCCACGCCCGCAAAGCCTGGTTGCAGGGCCTCAGCCCCAAAGAGAATCGTGAGGTGCCCCCCCTGCGGTATGACGAGGTTTACCGACTCAAACAAGCCTTTCCCCACCTGTTGATTGAAATCAATGGCGGGATCACCACCCTAACCCAGGCCCAACACCACCTGCAGATCGTCGATGCGGTTATGATCGGTCGTGCTGCCTACGATCACCCCTACCAATTTGCGATCGCCGATCGTGAGCTATTTGGAGATGCCACCGCCGTTCCGCCCAGCCGAGAGGCAATTGTCAAGGCGATGCTACCCTATACGGATATCTGGGTTGCGAACGGTTTAAAGCTGAGCAGCATTACGCGGCATCTCCTACAACTGTTCGCCGGACAACCGGGTAGCCGTGCCTGGAAGCGCTATCTGACAGAACATTCCCACCTACCGGGAGCCGGAAGTGAGGTGCTAAAAGCCGCACTCGCCCAAATTATTGAGTGA
- a CDS encoding PhoX family protein — MTLKRRHFLAFLGASAGATALTLAEKSATPLRTLLPNTSFSLDGGKAEAATSAHLPFRPIRGVMPLPTDGDGERAGDLAAYRTFQVQDDVVLPEGFTYDVVAAWGDRLGDSRVGYNNDFLALLETGPNQGLLTINFEYISPIPWMETYARVIGQALPFEDLKAALKTLGGDRGLDAFALADTDPTKQMVRAVCEAAMTDMGIGVMTLRRTADGRWVRSPGPNDRRVTGISGLKDGRYLKTTGPAVAIFTKANKQGYDDRLGDRIIGTCNNCAGGTTPWGTMFSAEENYQDFVPEPVHADGSSFAPSTKPFNITEEDLLGLGNVFGLAGNKYGWLVEIDPANPNDYGTKHTWLGRFRHEAIAVRAEAGKPLACYSGCDRRGGHLYKFVSAETVRNPQDKGNSRLFSQGMLYAAKFNPDGTGRWIALKPDTPVNPDLPSIHAGGMIPLPQRPDGGFFRATKDEEAIAFRQQFRTLGDLYTGTASEKQGAILIDAHFAANAAGATCTARPEDTDLRPDGTLFIAFTSGSPSSSDGSPDLRIFRGPDGKAYEHGWLMKLMEDGNNPAAMTFRWAMLAMGGEPAEGGAGFSNPDNLLFDAKANLWMVTDMSTDKHNRAVPAGRLDKEGKPISQSNLRGLFGNNSVWMIPTQGPQAGNAYLFGYGPMECEICGPWFTRDQKTLFLAIQHPGELNGTRRDLAAETRPFALRTLAGEELLQSRQVPIGSNWPGKAANDPPKPAIVAVRRLDGSEIA; from the coding sequence ATGACCCTCAAACGTAGACATTTTCTCGCCTTCTTGGGCGCATCGGCTGGGGCTACTGCGCTAACGCTTGCCGAAAAATCCGCCACTCCGCTGCGGACCCTGCTACCCAACACTTCGTTCAGCTTGGATGGCGGCAAGGCCGAGGCAGCTACCTCAGCTCACTTGCCTTTCCGACCCATTCGGGGGGTGATGCCCCTGCCCACAGACGGAGACGGAGAGAGGGCTGGTGATCTGGCTGCCTATCGAACCTTCCAGGTTCAGGATGATGTGGTTTTGCCGGAAGGATTTACCTATGATGTGGTCGCGGCTTGGGGCGATCGCTTGGGCGACTCGCGGGTTGGTTATAACAATGATTTTCTGGCCTTACTAGAGACGGGACCAAACCAGGGGCTTTTGACGATTAACTTTGAATACATTAGCCCGATCCCCTGGATGGAAACTTATGCAAGGGTCATTGGCCAAGCGCTACCCTTTGAGGACTTAAAGGCGGCACTCAAAACACTCGGCGGCGATCGCGGGCTGGATGCATTTGCGTTAGCTGACACGGATCCCACCAAACAAATGGTGCGGGCCGTCTGTGAAGCCGCGATGACGGACATGGGGATTGGGGTGATGACCCTACGGCGCACGGCGGATGGACGGTGGGTACGCAGTCCGGGACCGAATGATCGCCGGGTGACGGGGATTTCAGGTCTGAAGGACGGGCGGTATCTCAAGACAACTGGGCCAGCGGTGGCGATATTTACAAAAGCAAACAAACAGGGGTATGACGATCGCCTGGGTGATCGCATCATTGGCACCTGCAATAACTGTGCGGGCGGGACAACCCCCTGGGGCACGATGTTTAGTGCTGAGGAAAATTATCAGGACTTTGTCCCAGAACCGGTCCATGCCGATGGCAGTTCATTTGCTCCCAGTACCAAGCCCTTCAATATCACTGAAGAAGATTTGCTGGGGCTGGGCAATGTCTTTGGGCTAGCGGGTAATAAGTACGGTTGGTTGGTGGAAATTGATCCGGCCAATCCCAATGACTACGGCACCAAACATACTTGGTTGGGACGGTTCCGCCATGAAGCGATCGCGGTACGGGCCGAGGCGGGGAAACCGCTGGCTTGTTATTCCGGGTGCGATCGTCGGGGGGGACATCTTTATAAGTTTGTCAGTGCTGAGACGGTGCGGAATCCCCAGGATAAGGGTAATTCCCGCCTCTTTAGCCAGGGGATGCTCTATGCTGCTAAGTTTAACCCCGACGGGACTGGTCGCTGGATTGCGCTCAAACCCGATACACCCGTCAATCCCGATTTACCCAGTATCCATGCGGGCGGGATGATTCCCCTGCCCCAGCGCCCGGACGGGGGGTTCTTCCGTGCTACTAAGGATGAGGAGGCGATCGCCTTCCGGCAGCAGTTCCGCACCCTAGGGGATCTCTACACCGGCACAGCCAGTGAAAAACAAGGGGCAATTTTGATCGATGCCCATTTTGCTGCTAACGCCGCCGGGGCCACCTGCACCGCCCGTCCCGAAGATACCGACCTCCGTCCTGATGGGACGCTGTTTATTGCCTTCACCTCTGGATCGCCCAGTAGCAGTGATGGCAGCCCCGATTTACGCATTTTCCGGGGACCCGACGGCAAAGCCTATGAGCATGGCTGGCTGATGAAGTTGATGGAGGATGGAAATAATCCGGCAGCAATGACGTTTCGGTGGGCCATGCTGGCAATGGGCGGTGAACCGGCAGAAGGGGGTGCTGGCTTCTCCAATCCCGATAACTTGCTGTTTGACGCCAAGGCCAATCTGTGGATGGTCACGGATATGTCCACAGATAAGCATAATCGGGCGGTGCCAGCGGGCCGGTTGGATAAGGAAGGCAAACCGATTAGCCAGTCGAACCTGCGGGGCCTGTTCGGGAATAACTCGGTCTGGATGATTCCCACCCAGGGGCCTCAGGCTGGCAATGCCTACCTATTCGGTTATGGGCCAATGGAGTGCGAAATTTGTGGTCCCTGGTTCACCCGCGATCAGAAAACCCTCTTCCTGGCCATCCAGCACCCAGGGGAACTCAATGGTACCCGCCGTGATCTGGCCGCGGAAACCCGCCCCTTTGCCTTGCGAACCCTAGCGGGTGAGGAATTGCTCCAATCCCGGCAAGTTCCGATCGGCTCCAACTGGCCCGGTAAAGCCGCTAATGATCCGCCGAAACCCGCGATCGTGGCGGTACGCCGGCTGGATGGCAGCGAGATCGCATAG
- a CDS encoding vWA domain-containing protein encodes MPVGLPEFVDNPENRCPVILLLDTSSSMSGEPIQALTQGLQVFRDEVQRDTKAALSVEVAIVRFGPVQLLQDFVTIEHFNPPTLVAEGYTPMGEAINFALDLLEGRKEIYKANGIQYYRPWLFLITDGAPTDSWQAAAARIREGEANRKFCFFAVAVEGADMETLRQIAPPERPPILLTGLQFQPLFVWLSTSMKRVSSAKVGEAVALPPVGWGQITT; translated from the coding sequence ATGCCCGTCGGATTACCGGAGTTTGTTGACAACCCAGAAAACCGCTGTCCTGTGATTCTGCTCTTGGACACCTCCAGTTCCATGTCCGGGGAACCGATTCAGGCATTGACGCAGGGTTTGCAAGTATTTCGGGACGAGGTGCAACGGGATACGAAGGCAGCCTTGAGTGTGGAGGTGGCGATCGTGCGTTTTGGCCCTGTCCAACTTTTGCAGGATTTTGTGACGATCGAACACTTTAATCCGCCCACTTTGGTAGCTGAGGGTTATACCCCGATGGGGGAGGCGATTAACTTTGCTCTAGATCTGCTGGAAGGCCGTAAAGAAATCTACAAGGCCAATGGCATTCAGTATTATCGCCCCTGGTTATTTCTGATTACCGACGGTGCCCCGACAGACAGTTGGCAGGCGGCGGCGGCCCGCATCCGGGAAGGGGAGGCCAATCGCAAGTTTTGCTTCTTTGCCGTGGCGGTGGAAGGGGCTGATATGGAAACGCTGCGCCAGATTGCCCCCCCGGAACGCCCGCCGATCTTACTCACTGGGTTACAGTTTCAACCCTTGTTTGTCTGGCTCAGTACCTCCATGAAGCGAGTATCGAGTGCGAAGGTGGGGGAAGCCGTTGCCTTACCCCCGGTCGGTTGGGGTCAAATTACCACCTAG
- a CDS encoding PP2C family serine/threonine-protein phosphatase, producing MSWTTIARSAIGTRHQDQQLPCQDAAAVRVLGEVAIGAVADGAGSAALADVGAKLAVDTAVHSLSRTEIWWQRRQLSWSALPEFPSTDLLHRLFSKAAQRALRTLARQAQVNDCALDDLACTLLMFLATPRWLAAMQIGDGFIVVRSPEQSYHLLFQPDKGEFANQTSFLTSPGAIATMQVRLWADTPLFICAATDGIERVAIRFQDWTAFAPFFQPFEAYLEEALTPEPDDTYLVNFLTSDRLNARTDDDKTLLLCRYQTKA from the coding sequence GTGAGTTGGACCACCATTGCCCGATCGGCGATCGGGACCCGTCACCAAGACCAGCAGCTCCCCTGCCAGGATGCGGCGGCGGTACGGGTCCTGGGCGAGGTGGCGATCGGGGCCGTGGCGGATGGCGCCGGCAGTGCAGCCCTAGCGGATGTGGGGGCCAAGTTGGCAGTGGACACGGCGGTTCACTCCCTGAGCCGCACGGAAATCTGGTGGCAACGGCGGCAATTGTCCTGGTCAGCCCTACCGGAATTTCCCTCGACGGATCTTCTGCATCGGCTCTTTAGTAAAGCGGCCCAGCGGGCACTGCGGACCCTGGCGCGACAGGCTCAAGTTAATGACTGTGCTTTAGACGACTTGGCTTGTACCCTCTTAATGTTTCTTGCAACCCCGCGCTGGCTGGCCGCGATGCAAATTGGGGATGGGTTTATTGTCGTGCGCAGCCCGGAACAGAGCTATCATCTGCTGTTCCAACCGGATAAGGGAGAATTCGCGAATCAAACGAGTTTTTTAACGTCACCCGGTGCGATCGCCACGATGCAGGTGCGCCTGTGGGCCGATACACCGCTCTTCATTTGTGCGGCAACCGATGGCATAGAGCGCGTCGCCATTCGCTTTCAGGATTGGACCGCCTTCGCACCCTTTTTCCAGCCCTTCGAGGCTTATCTTGAGGAAGCCCTTACTCCCGAACCGGATGACACTTATCTGGTCAACTTTTTGACTTCCGATCGCCTCAATGCCCGAACCGATGACGATAAAACCCTCCTCCTCTGCCGCTATCAAACTAAGGCTTAG
- a CDS encoding alpha-amylase family glycosyl hydrolase, which yields MTIASSPVPNLTAVRAAAGFLADETAPTIEAGFEFLFTRSLEFRQETIYFIIVDRFHDGNPDNNAGPNPQLFDPTRQHWGKYWGGDLQGIVDKLDYLKALGVTAIWVSPLFEQVEDLQFDRAAMHGYWTKDFKRINPRFLGRDEDNSLFSCTVFDTLITEMHKRGMKLILDIVCNHSSPDVNGHKGELYDNGQLIADFYNDVNHWYHHNPEITDWNNPEQILYYELSGLATFNESNPDYRNYIKTAIKQWLDRGVDALRVDTVKHMPLWFWQEFMADIQTHKPSVFAFGEWGFSKPQDRQSTHFANRSGMSILDFGLCDAIREVLAWDAPGGFERVQAIFDQDHVYDTASELVTFVDNHDMPRFLSLNPDGDRLRLAVGLIMTCRGIPCIYYGTEQYLYDNTHGGNDPYNRPMMTRWDTDTPLFKDIQQFSKLRRLNPAVSLGSQQQKYVSADVFCYVRRYRDSRCFVAMNKGNPITINIPQTDLQDGEYFCMVTKRRFEVQQGALRGLSLGHHEMIVLSNIGDRVKGTTIVRAQLNGVSTQMGESIVVVGDCPELGNWDIAKAYPLEYINPNTWFGEIPFTASAGKAITYKYAIQREGQAPVYEDLVCRRWILAASGTVKWKDSWSRV from the coding sequence ATGACTATCGCTTCATCACCCGTCCCGAATTTAACAGCGGTGCGGGCTGCGGCTGGATTTCTCGCAGACGAAACTGCACCAACGATCGAGGCGGGTTTTGAGTTCTTATTTACGCGATCGCTGGAGTTTCGCCAGGAGACCATTTATTTTATTATCGTCGATCGCTTTCATGACGGTAATCCCGATAATAACGCGGGACCGAATCCCCAACTGTTTGATCCAACTCGGCAACACTGGGGTAAATACTGGGGTGGGGATCTCCAAGGCATTGTTGATAAACTCGACTATCTTAAGGCCCTTGGCGTTACGGCCATTTGGGTTTCTCCTTTGTTTGAGCAAGTCGAGGATTTACAATTCGATCGGGCGGCAATGCATGGTTATTGGACGAAGGATTTCAAGCGCATTAACCCCCGTTTTCTAGGCCGTGATGAAGATAACTCTCTATTCAGTTGTACAGTTTTCGATACCCTGATCACTGAGATGCACAAGCGGGGGATGAAGCTGATCCTGGACATTGTGTGTAATCACAGCAGCCCCGATGTCAACGGCCATAAAGGGGAATTGTATGACAATGGCCAATTAATTGCCGATTTTTACAACGATGTGAATCACTGGTACCACCACAATCCCGAGATTACGGACTGGAACAATCCAGAGCAGATTTTGTACTATGAACTGTCGGGATTAGCAACCTTTAATGAAAGTAATCCTGACTATCGAAATTATATTAAAACAGCGATTAAGCAATGGCTAGATCGTGGCGTTGATGCTCTACGGGTTGATACGGTCAAACACATGCCCCTCTGGTTCTGGCAGGAATTTATGGCTGACATTCAAACCCATAAACCTTCAGTCTTCGCCTTTGGGGAGTGGGGGTTTTCCAAACCCCAGGATCGTCAATCAACCCACTTTGCCAATCGGTCTGGGATGTCGATTCTGGACTTTGGCTTGTGTGATGCGATTCGGGAAGTCTTGGCCTGGGATGCGCCGGGTGGTTTTGAACGGGTTCAGGCTATCTTTGACCAGGATCATGTCTATGATACGGCGAGCGAACTGGTGACCTTTGTCGATAACCACGACATGCCGCGATTTTTGAGTCTCAATCCTGATGGCGATCGCCTACGCCTTGCCGTTGGTTTAATCATGACCTGTCGCGGTATCCCCTGCATTTATTACGGTACTGAACAATATCTATATGACAATACCCACGGCGGCAATGATCCCTATAACCGCCCGATGATGACCCGTTGGGATACTGATACCCCCCTGTTTAAGGACATCCAACAATTCTCAAAACTACGCCGTTTAAATCCCGCCGTCTCCCTGGGAAGCCAGCAGCAGAAGTACGTTAGTGCGGATGTATTTTGCTACGTGCGTCGCTATCGAGATTCCCGTTGTTTCGTGGCCATGAATAAAGGTAACCCCATCACGATCAATATCCCCCAGACAGACCTTCAGGATGGCGAGTATTTCTGCATGGTCACCAAGCGGCGCTTTGAAGTGCAACAAGGGGCCTTACGCGGCTTGAGTCTGGGACACCATGAAATGATCGTCTTGAGTAACATTGGCGATCGCGTCAAAGGGACGACGATCGTCCGTGCCCAACTTAATGGCGTGTCCACCCAAATGGGGGAAAGCATTGTGGTCGTGGGGGACTGTCCGGAACTTGGCAATTGGGACATTGCCAAAGCGTACCCTTTGGAATATATCAACCCCAATACCTGGTTTGGCGAAATCCCGTTTACAGCGAGTGCGGGGAAAGCCATTACCTACAAATATGCGATTCAAAGAGAAGGTCAAGCCCCCGTCTATGAAGACTTAGTCTGTCGACGCTGGATTCTAGCTGCAAGCGGCACGGTTAAGTGGAAAGATAGTTGGTCCAGGGTCTGA
- the ccsB gene encoding c-type cytochrome biogenesis protein CcsB, whose protein sequence is MDLVALQGLLDNAAFAILLVTLLLYWVGAAFPNLTLLTGLGTAGMASANLCIAALLGARWLAAGYFPLSNLYESLFFIAWGITAMHLVAERMSQSRLVGVFTAPVAMGITAFATLSLPPGMQVAEPLVPALKSNWLMMHVSVMLLSYAALMVGSLLAIAFLIVTRGQAVELRGSSVGTGSFRDQRAIQRRKREGQVAAETSDPVVMATTGGTAILERVTPTAQPSTICLSPQRLTLADTLDNISYRMIGLGFPLLTIGIIAGAVWANEAWGSYWSWDPKETWALITWLVFAAYLHARITRGWQGRRPALLAATGFGVVWVCYLGVNLLGKGLHSYGWFF, encoded by the coding sequence ATGGATTTGGTTGCCCTTCAGGGTCTTTTAGATAATGCGGCTTTTGCCATTCTGTTGGTCACGCTCCTGCTCTATTGGGTTGGGGCTGCTTTTCCCAACTTGACGCTACTGACGGGGTTAGGTACGGCAGGGATGGCCTCGGCAAACCTCTGTATTGCCGCCCTGCTGGGTGCTCGCTGGCTAGCGGCAGGCTATTTTCCCCTGAGTAATCTGTATGAGTCCCTCTTCTTCATCGCCTGGGGAATAACAGCCATGCACCTAGTGGCAGAGCGCATGAGCCAGAGCCGCCTGGTGGGGGTCTTTACAGCTCCCGTGGCGATGGGGATTACGGCCTTTGCGACCCTGAGTTTACCCCCTGGGATGCAGGTGGCGGAACCCTTGGTTCCGGCCCTTAAGTCCAATTGGCTGATGATGCATGTGAGTGTGATGCTGCTCAGTTATGCGGCTTTGATGGTGGGGTCACTGCTGGCGATCGCTTTCCTCATTGTGACCCGTGGGCAGGCGGTTGAACTGCGGGGCAGTTCGGTAGGGACAGGATCCTTCCGGGATCAACGGGCGATCCAACGCCGCAAGCGCGAAGGTCAGGTTGCGGCTGAAACTTCTGATCCTGTTGTGATGGCAACGACCGGTGGCACAGCCATCCTAGAACGGGTCACGCCAACGGCTCAACCGAGCACGATCTGCCTTTCGCCGCAACGGCTCACGCTGGCAGATACCCTGGATAACATTAGCTATCGCATGATTGGGTTAGGGTTCCCGCTCTTGACGATCGGGATTATTGCCGGGGCTGTTTGGGCAAATGAAGCCTGGGGGTCGTACTGGAGTTGGGACCCGAAGGAAACTTGGGCGCTGATTACGTGGTTAGTGTTTGCAGCCTATCTCCATGCCCGGATTACCCGTGGCTGGCAGGGGCGGCGACCAGCGCTCTTAGCCGCAACCGGCTTTGGAGTCGTCTGGGTGTGTTATCTGGGCGTGAACCTGCTGGGTAAGGGGCTACATTCCTACGGCTGGTTCTTTTAG
- a CDS encoding ABC transporter ATP-binding protein has product MPASVPRLQLSHVSQHLPQAAGKPGQGVAVLQDISLRVEPGEFVAILGPSGAGKTSLLRLLNRLSDPTAGQILLDGSDIRQIPVLHLRRQVNLVLQESKLLGMTVAEALAYPLQLRGYSRTTIQHQVKVWQERLHLPADWLDRTELNLSVGQRQQVAIARALIALPLEPHPLKMVLLLDEPTAALDAGRADFILSLLRDLATAQQLTLLMVNHQLELVERFCTRVLYLQSGQLQQDSPVSATDWAALRDRLILAERQQAEAWGDPLPD; this is encoded by the coding sequence ATGCCTGCTTCTGTTCCCCGTTTGCAACTCAGCCATGTGAGTCAACACCTGCCCCAGGCGGCGGGTAAGCCCGGCCAGGGAGTGGCTGTACTCCAGGATATTAGCTTGCGGGTGGAGCCGGGTGAGTTTGTGGCGATCTTGGGTCCCTCCGGTGCGGGTAAAACGAGTTTGCTACGGCTGCTGAACCGTCTGAGCGACCCGACGGCGGGTCAGATTCTTTTAGATGGGAGCGATATTCGCCAAATACCGGTTTTGCACCTGCGCCGCCAAGTCAATCTCGTGCTTCAGGAGTCGAAATTGTTGGGGATGACGGTGGCTGAGGCCCTGGCCTATCCCTTGCAGCTACGGGGGTATAGTCGCACCACGATTCAACACCAAGTGAAGGTCTGGCAAGAGCGTTTGCATCTGCCCGCCGATTGGCTCGATCGCACGGAACTCAATCTTTCGGTGGGGCAACGGCAGCAGGTGGCGATCGCCCGTGCCCTGATTGCTTTACCCCTGGAGCCGCACCCCCTCAAGATGGTGCTGCTGCTGGATGAACCCACAGCAGCCCTGGATGCGGGGCGGGCCGACTTTATCCTTTCCCTGCTACGCGATCTGGCAACGGCGCAGCAACTGACCCTCCTGATGGTCAACCATCAACTGGAACTGGTGGAGCGCTTTTGCACGCGGGTGCTCTATCTTCAGTCGGGGCAGTTGCAACAGGATAGCCCTGTGTCTGCAACCGATTGGGCAGCGTTGCGCGATCGGCTGATCCTGGCCGAACGTCAGCAAGCAGAGGCATGGGGGGACCCGTTACCAGACTAG
- a CDS encoding response regulator, whose amino-acid sequence MADIQVILVEADEPTRIALRTALRSQPGIEVASEATNGETGLVLLESIDVDVAIVAASLPDMSLTEFIGKMRAVQAESYVQPSKLLILLPPGQEAIGPDLLAAGVDGVCRKDAPITELADRVRQIHAG is encoded by the coding sequence ATGGCCGATATCCAAGTTATCCTCGTAGAAGCTGATGAACCTACCCGCATCGCCCTACGCACTGCTTTGCGATCGCAACCCGGTATTGAAGTCGCCAGTGAAGCTACCAACGGCGAGACGGGACTGGTATTGCTCGAATCGATCGATGTCGATGTCGCGATCGTAGCCGCCAGCCTACCCGACATGTCTCTAACGGAATTTATCGGCAAAATGCGAGCCGTACAAGCCGAGTCGTATGTCCAACCGTCAAAATTACTGATCCTATTACCCCCAGGGCAGGAAGCCATTGGTCCTGATCTCTTGGCCGCCGGCGTTGACGGGGTTTGCCGCAAAGATGCCCCCATCACCGAGTTAGCCGATCGCGTTCGTCAAATTCATGCCGGTTAA